In Betta splendens chromosome 22, fBetSpl5.4, whole genome shotgun sequence, the following proteins share a genomic window:
- the mrpl33 gene encoding 39S ribosomal protein L33, mitochondrial → MFLTSVNLAKAKSKTILVQMVSAAGTGYFFNTKRNRLRDKLVLRKHDPFVNKHVLFFEKRKIRSV, encoded by the exons ATGTTCCTCACTAGTGTAAACT TGGCCAAGGCTAAATCAAA GACCATCCTGGTGCAGATGGTCAGCGCTGCGGGGACAGGCTACTTCTTCAATACAAAGCGGAACCGTCTCCGAGACAAGCTGGTGTTGCGCAAACACGATCCGTTTG TGAACAAACACGTCCTGTTCTTTGAGAAGAGAAAGATCAGATCAGTTTAA